From the genome of Deinococcus aquaedulcis, one region includes:
- a CDS encoding YqgE/AlgH family protein has product MSSLITFLVASPHLRGGVFEGTVILLLEHDQKGAMGLIVNAPMPHTVSDLLPDAPGQPAPAWLGGPVDPTLGWCLYPQAVGLEGEIRLLPNLNVSSSLDVLRAVMAQEQRYMLVLGYAGWSAGQLADEAREGSWVWVEQDSPDLLWDVPARERWQAALDRLGVVPDTIMPGGAQA; this is encoded by the coding sequence ATGAGCAGCCTCATCACCTTTCTTGTGGCCAGCCCCCACCTGCGCGGTGGGGTGTTCGAGGGCACCGTCATCCTGCTGCTGGAACACGATCAGAAAGGGGCCATGGGCCTGATCGTGAACGCCCCCATGCCCCATACCGTTTCCGACTTGCTGCCCGACGCCCCTGGGCAACCGGCGCCCGCATGGCTGGGCGGCCCGGTAGACCCCACGCTGGGCTGGTGCCTGTACCCGCAGGCGGTGGGCCTGGAGGGCGAAATTCGGCTGCTGCCCAACCTGAATGTGTCCAGCAGTCTGGACGTGCTGCGGGCTGTCATGGCGCAGGAGCAGCGCTATATGCTGGTGCTGGGGTACGCGGGCTGGTCGGCCGGGCAGCTGGCCGACGAGGCGCGGGAAGGCAGCTGGGTCTGGGTGGAGCAGGACTCGCCAGACCTGCTGTGGGACGTGCCGGCCCGCGAGCGCTGGCAAGCGGCCCTGGACCGCCTGGGCGTGGTGCCGGACACGATCATGCCCGGCGGTGCGCAGGCGTAA
- a CDS encoding GGDEF domain-containing protein, translated as MPSQLIVQVASAETCEAIAEHVLRGVAGLRGLTLWGEGGTLALASAGEPAADPQEPLTALTEDPEYWLSTVPPTPLSPELLAVMDLRLRHLEAQRSIERLRRRLSSMATAATTDPLTGLPNRMALDADLQQLEAEGAAYAVVFIDLDGFKAINDQHGHAMGDSLLKGYGLWLSRVTGPWGRVYRMGGDEYLLLVTHFPGSQEAFEAWANERLPMLFVDGVTASIGIAWRHERQAVREVLKLADQRMYQAKTAQGQSR; from the coding sequence GTGCCCAGTCAACTGATCGTGCAGGTGGCCAGCGCGGAGACGTGCGAGGCCATTGCTGAACACGTGCTGCGGGGCGTGGCTGGACTGCGGGGCCTGACGCTGTGGGGCGAGGGGGGCACGCTGGCCCTGGCCTCGGCGGGCGAGCCGGCAGCCGATCCCCAGGAGCCACTGACGGCCCTGACCGAAGACCCCGAATACTGGCTGAGCACTGTGCCGCCCACGCCGCTGTCCCCCGAACTGCTGGCTGTCATGGACCTGCGGCTGCGTCACCTGGAGGCCCAGCGGAGCATTGAACGGCTGCGCCGCCGCCTGTCGTCCATGGCCACCGCCGCCACCACCGATCCCCTGACCGGGCTGCCCAACCGCATGGCCCTGGATGCAGACCTGCAGCAGCTGGAAGCCGAAGGGGCGGCCTATGCAGTGGTGTTCATTGACCTAGACGGCTTCAAAGCTATTAACGACCAGCACGGCCATGCGATGGGCGATTCGCTCTTGAAAGGCTACGGCCTGTGGCTGTCGCGGGTGACGGGGCCCTGGGGACGGGTGTACCGCATGGGCGGCGACGAATACCTGCTGCTGGTCACCCATTTCCCAGGTTCCCAGGAAGCGTTTGAAGCCTGGGCCAACGAGCGGCTGCCCATGCTGTTCGTGGACGGCGTGACTGCCAGCATTGGCATTGCGTGGCGCCATGAACGGCAAGCGGTGCGCGAAGTGCTGAAGCTCGCTGACCAGCGCATGTATCAGGCCAAGACGGCCCAGGGGCAAAGCCGATGA
- a CDS encoding precorrin-2 dehydrogenase/sirohydrochlorin ferrochelatase family protein, which produces MSLLPAFLDLRGERAVIVGGGRVALRRAHTLLRAGLSVTVVAPEVQADLKALPVTVLARPYAHGDLHGAALVVAATPDARVNAQVVAEARAQGSLVNDAADAARGSLRFAAVAEEAGVQVAVSTGRELPMLAQALAQRCAELLPTEAQLGRWTAQREAALTLPEPQKHAALDTLRADIRRALGAA; this is translated from the coding sequence TGGGGGCCGTGTGGCCCTGCGCCGGGCACACACGCTATTGCGCGCCGGGCTCTCAGTGACGGTGGTGGCGCCCGAGGTGCAGGCAGATCTGAAAGCCCTGCCGGTGACCGTATTGGCACGCCCTTACGCCCACGGCGACCTGCACGGCGCGGCGCTGGTGGTGGCCGCCACCCCAGACGCCCGCGTGAACGCGCAGGTGGTGGCCGAGGCGCGGGCCCAGGGCAGCCTCGTCAACGATGCTGCCGACGCCGCGCGCGGAAGTCTGCGCTTTGCCGCTGTGGCCGAGGAAGCAGGCGTGCAGGTGGCGGTGAGCACCGGGCGCGAACTGCCCATGCTGGCCCAGGCCCTGGCCCAGCGCTGCGCCGAACTGCTGCCCACCGAGGCGCAGCTGGGGCGCTGGACCGCTCAGCGTGAAGCGGCCCTGACCCTGCCTGAACCCCAGAAACATGCCGCCCTGGACACCCTGCGCGCCGACATCCGCCGCGCCCTGGGGGCTGCATGA
- the hemA gene encoding glutamyl-tRNA reductase has translation MTLACPTARSFLSGLPQPEALDLVVVGLNHQTAPVEVRERAAVRAGEEGPLLAHLARHAQEVMLLATCNRTEVYLAGLSGDPVVAFEGAWGHALGGHLYVHRGEAAVTHLYRVAAGLDSLVIGETQIQGQVKRAWQDARARGLAGTVLNKVAQGALAAGKRVRFETGMSDKVVSVSSAAVELAQAALGGLSGRTALILGAGETAELTLTHLRAAGVDDVIVVNRTAERARQLAEKLGGRACAAEYLHEVLPEADVLIASSAAPHYVLHGDGVRTALRQRPGRSMFLIDISVPRILAPDIAEVPGAHLHNLDDLTGIVARNLQSRRAALPHAGAIVRDAAAELYRWHLTRQARQRELALASD, from the coding sequence ATGACGCTGGCCTGCCCCACCGCCCGCTCCTTCCTGAGCGGTCTGCCGCAGCCTGAAGCGCTGGACCTTGTGGTGGTGGGCCTGAATCACCAGACGGCTCCCGTCGAGGTGCGCGAGCGCGCCGCTGTGCGCGCGGGTGAAGAGGGGCCCCTGCTGGCCCACCTGGCCCGGCATGCCCAGGAAGTCATGCTGCTGGCCACCTGCAACCGCACCGAGGTCTATCTGGCGGGCCTGAGTGGCGATCCCGTGGTGGCCTTTGAAGGCGCCTGGGGACACGCGCTGGGCGGCCACCTGTACGTGCACCGGGGCGAGGCGGCCGTGACCCACTTGTACCGGGTGGCGGCGGGCCTGGACAGTCTGGTGATTGGCGAAACGCAGATTCAGGGGCAGGTCAAACGCGCGTGGCAGGACGCTCGCGCGCGGGGCCTGGCCGGCACCGTGCTGAACAAGGTGGCCCAGGGCGCGCTGGCGGCCGGCAAGCGGGTGCGCTTTGAAACAGGTATGAGTGACAAGGTGGTCAGCGTGTCCAGCGCCGCCGTGGAGCTGGCGCAGGCGGCCCTGGGGGGCCTCTCGGGCCGCACCGCCCTGATTCTGGGCGCGGGCGAAACCGCCGAACTTACCCTGACCCACCTGCGCGCCGCTGGCGTGGACGACGTGATCGTGGTCAACCGCACCGCCGAGCGTGCCCGGCAGCTGGCCGAGAAGCTGGGCGGCCGTGCCTGCGCCGCCGAGTACCTGCACGAGGTGCTGCCCGAAGCCGACGTGCTGATTGCTTCCAGCGCCGCGCCCCATTACGTGCTGCACGGGGATGGCGTCCGCACCGCTCTGCGCCAGCGCCCGGGCCGGTCCATGTTCCTCATCGACATCAGCGTGCCACGCATTCTGGCGCCCGATATTGCCGAGGTGCCCGGCGCCCACCTGCACAACCTTGACGACCTGACCGGTATCGTGGCCCGCAACCTGCAGAGCCGCCGCGCCGCGCTGCCTCACGCGGGCGCCATCGTGCGCGACGCCGCCGCCGAGCTATACCGCTGGCACCTGACCCGGCAGGCCCGCCAGCGCGAACTGGCCCTGGCCAGCGATTAG